GGCCCTCATTCTGACGGCGGGCTGTTCCAAGCAGGACGCCAACAACGAGGCCGCCACGAATGCCGCCACCGGGGCGGCCAGCGCCCCGGTGGCGGCGACGCCGGCCCCGCCCGTCGACCGCGCAGAACTGCTCCAGGACGCCGTTTCGGCGCTGCAGGAGACGCAGAATGCGCTTGCCGCGCTCGACAACAAGGACGGCAAAGCCGCGACCGCCGCGCTCGAGCGCGCCACCGGCAAGCTCGAAATCGTGCTCGCGCGCAACCCCAGCCTTGCTCTCGCTCCGGTCGATGTCAGTGTGATCAGCTACGACGTCCTGGGTTCTGTGGATGCCGTGAAGGCACTGCGGAAGTCGGCCGAGGAGGCGCTCGAAGATGGACGGTTGCAGGAGGCGCGCCATCTCATCGACGGGCTGGCGAGCGAAACCGTTGTTCGGACCAGTAATCTCCCGCTCGCGACCTACCCGGACGCGATCAAGGCCGCCGCGGCTCTCATCGCCCAAGGCAAGCTGGACGCAGCAAAGGCGGCGCTCGAAGCTGCGCTCGGCACGATCGTGATCCGCGACGTGATCCACCCGCTCCCGCTCATCCGGGCAAGCGCGGCGATCGAAGAGGCGCGCAACCTGGCTGCGAATGCCCAGCGCGGCGCCGGGGATGAGGCGAGAATCAAGCAACTTCTGAACACTGCGCGTGAACAGCTCCGGCTCGGTCAGGCGTTGGGCTATGCGACCAAGGACCAAATGAAGGAGCTGCTGAAAACGGTCGACGAGATCGAGGAGGGCACCAAGAACAAGGGCGCGGCAACGAGCATTTTCGACAAGATTCGCGATTTCTTCAAGAAAGCAACTCAATCGAGCCAGCCTGCTCAGAAGAAGTGAGTCAGCGCAATCTGACAACACTGCCAGTGCCGGCGCGCGCGGGTTCGATGTGGCTGCGGGTGGATAGCTACTGAGACCATAGGACGAGGAGTGCGGACTTTGCGATCCTGCAAAGTCCGCACTCCTCAAGCCCGACTGCCGAAGGACGGTTATATGATCGTTCATGCCCCTCGCTCGCCAAACGCATCGGGGTGGGATCCGGGGCGGGCCGAACGGATTGTCGGACGGGTTCGG
The window above is part of the Sphingomonas sp. JUb134 genome. Proteins encoded here:
- a CDS encoding YfdX family protein; translated protein: MKRSFLAATAASALILTAGCSKQDANNEAATNAATGAASAPVAATPAPPVDRAELLQDAVSALQETQNALAALDNKDGKAATAALERATGKLEIVLARNPSLALAPVDVSVISYDVLGSVDAVKALRKSAEEALEDGRLQEARHLIDGLASETVVRTSNLPLATYPDAIKAAAALIAQGKLDAAKAALEAALGTIVIRDVIHPLPLIRASAAIEEARNLAANAQRGAGDEARIKQLLNTAREQLRLGQALGYATKDQMKELLKTVDEIEEGTKNKGAATSIFDKIRDFFKKATQSSQPAQKK